A window of the Anoplopoma fimbria isolate UVic2021 breed Golden Eagle Sablefish chromosome 17, Afim_UVic_2022, whole genome shotgun sequence genome harbors these coding sequences:
- the zgc:123305 gene encoding zgc:123305 isoform X1: MAERRSREHCLFGEGHLHPSLWSQTMNIVGQFAETVFVTVKELYRGLNPATLTGGIDVIVVRQPDGSFQCSPFHVRFGKLGVLRSKEKIVDIEINGESVDLHMKLGDNGEAFFVEENENKESEVPAHLCTSPIPLETPEEIDETPEGSSIAGSGARRKKRRRKRIRSDTHLREEASSSSDEREREKEWEREGDQAGQESPAREEPVTALHISKSVYYSLSEEPNEELGASHTRDTHHPHSDGEQSPSESSVFYSRSSSPKSDSELLVKPQECSGPQMQWNWGGFPMLCQSERTPVELQRIPPPGSSHFRTIERQDSFDLSYEPVISCGRVGSVTVVRPQPRTQSLDLCSHTMQTPPLSGEENSHIAHSTPSDLSTSCASPAATNMDSRQAPESALWEEDNRDSSANLINGTDHLVEHISTVTDGVTEPNEAQIQLIKESEDCTVTATSPSSTEVPNPQQQAASSGQSEQGSMSSAPVSEADSGIDPSAEGGEEDSGPGGAEGSAGGSLTNKTEGLANSSEASSKVDQQDKKKAGKRNHHLGPTGIYLDDLTKLDPEVAALYFPKSETEGASQQGAEQGSCSGSQSPQSVGSGAMDSGTEYLSDSTSYNMDISMSLCGQEGDTSQITKEKFMEHIVTYQDFANNPGIIEDPSLVICINSNYYNWAVAAPMVLSMTTFQKSLPKSTIEQLVKDKMPKKSGRWWFSWRRRDMDKNQQNNSKEGQGESQETDSSTVKATLDEIDSDEAAGLGRKAELIPTSLSTETLSATQCITQIYCKSLRLTSEQIEQLNLRDGANKVVFSVTTQYQGTCRCEAAIYLWNWDDRVIISDIDGTITKSDALGHILPQFGKDWTHKGIAKLYHKIHQNGYKFLYCSARAIGMAAITKDYLQWVNDKGIVLPQGPVLLAPSSLFSALHREVIEKKPEVFKIACLSDIKDLFNPQRKPFYAAFGNRTNDAFAYKQVGVPDTRLFTVNPKGELIQERTKVSKSSYSHLSELVEHFFPTLSVGGSTSYALDCPDFSSFSYWKEPLPELDLDALL; this comes from the exons ATGGCAGAAAGGAGGTCAAGGGAACACTGCCTGTTTGGGGAGGGACATCTGCATCCTTCACTGTGG tCCCAAACCATGAATATTGTGGGCCAGTTTGCAGAGACGGTGTTTGTGACAGTGAAGGAGCTGTACCGTGGCCTCAACCCCGCCACTCTCACCGGAGGGATCGATGTCATCGTGGTGCGACAGCCTGATGGATCCTTCCAGTGTTCTCCCTTTCACGTCCGCTTCGGCAAGCTGGGTGTGCTGCGCTCCAAGGAGAAAATA GTGGACATTGAGATAAATGGGGAATCCGTTGACCTGCACATGAAGCTGGGTGACAATGGAGAAGCTTTTTTTGtggaggaaaatgaaaacaaggag TCCGAGGTCCCAGCCCATCTGTGCACCTCCCCAATTCCGCTTGAGACCCCCGAGGAGATCGATGAGACCCCTGAGGGATCCTCTATCGCGGGGTCTGGCGCCCGCAGGAAGAAACGCCGCCGCAAGCGTATACGCTCCGATACTCACCTGAGGGAAGAGGCCAGCTCGTCAtcagatgagagagaaagagagaaggagtggGAGAGAGAAGGTGACCAGGCCGGGCAGGAGAGTCCTGCTAGAGAGGAGCCCGTCACAGCACTACATATCAG TAAATCCGTGTACTACTCGCTGTCCGAGGAGCCAAATGAGGAGCTGGGGGCCTCACACACCAGAGACACTCATCACCCTCACTCAGATGGAGAGCAGTCGCCCTCGGAAAG CAGTGTGTTCTACAGCCGCTCATCCTCTCCTAAGAGCGACTCAGAGCTTCTGGTTAAACCCCAGGAGTGCTCCGGGCCTCAGATGCAGTGGAACTGGGGAGGTTTTCCCATG CTGTGTCAATCTGAGAGGACACCGGTGGAGTTACAGCGCATCCCCCCTCCAGGCAGTTCTCATTTCCGCACCATTGAGAGACAGGACTCCTTTGACCTGAGCTATGAGCCTGTGATCAGCTGTGGCAGAGTGGGCAGTGTAACAGTGGTCAGGCCTCAGCCCAGGACTCAGTCCCTAGACCTATGTAGCCACACAATGCAAACCCCCCCTTTATCTGGGGAGGAAAACTCTCACATTGCCCATTCCACTCCCAGTGACCTCTCCACATCTTGTGCATCACCAGCGGCGACGAACATGGACTCGAGGCAGGCACCAGAGTCCGCATTATGGGAAGAGGATAACAGAGACTCATCCGCTAATCTAATTAATGGCACCGATCATCTTGTTGAGCATATTAGCACTGTGACTGACGGTGTGACCGAACCAAACGAAGCACAAATACAACTCATAAAAGAGAGCGAGGACTGCACAGTCACCGCGACAAGTCCAAGTAGCACAGAGGTGCCAAATCCACAACAGCAGGCCGCCTCATCGGGACAAAGTGAACAGGGCTCCATGAGTAGTGCTCCTGTCAGCGAGGCGGACAGTGGGATAGATCCCAGTGccgagggaggggaggaggacagTGGACCTGGAGGGGCTGAAGGCTCAGCAGGTGGATCACTGACCAACAAGACAGAGGGGTTAGCGAACTCCTCTGAGGCCTCCTCCAAAGTGGACCAACAGGACAAGAAGAAAG CAGGCAAACGCAATCACCATCTAGGACCAACAGGTATTTACTTGGATGATCTGACCAAGTTGGACCCTGAGGTGGCTGCACTGTACTTCCCCAAGAG tgagacagagggagcGTCTCAGCAAGGGGCAGAGCAGGGCTCCTGCTCAGGGAGCCAGTCGCCTCAGTCCGTGGGCAGCGGGGCCATGGACAGCGGTACAGAGTACCTGTCAGATTCAACCTCCTACAACATGGACATCAGCATGTCCCTCTGCGGACAAGAGGGGGACACCAGCCAAATCACCAAAG AAAAGTTTATGGAGCACATTGTGACATACCAGGATTTTGCCAACAATCCAGGAATCATTGAGGATCCAAGTCTTGTGATCTGCATCAACTCAAA CTATTATAACTGGGCAGTGGCAGCTCCAATGGTCTTGTCAATGACAACGTTCCAGAAAAGCCTACCCAAG AGTACGATAGAGCAGCTGGTGAAGGACAAGATGCCCAAAAAGTCTGGACGCTGGTGGTTCTCCTGGAGGAGACGAGACATGGACAAAAACCAG CAAAATAACTCAAAAGAGGGGCAGGGGGAGTCACAGGAAACAGATTCTTCCACAGTAAA aGCCACACTGGATGAAATTGACAGTGATGAGGCGGCAGGTCTCGGCCGCAAAGCCGAGCTGATTCCTACCAGCCTTTCAACAGAAACCCTGAGCGCCACTCAGTGTATCACCCAGATATACTGCAAATCACTGCGTCTGACCTCTGAACAGAta GAGCAATTAAACCTGCGTGATGGAGCCAACAAAGTGGTTTTCAGTGTGACCACCCAATACCAAGGCACCTGTCGCTGTGAGGCTGCTATCTACCTGTGGAACTGGGACGATCGTGTCATCATATCGGACATCGACGGCACCATCACCAA GTCTGATGCCCTGGGTCATATTCTACCTCAGTTTGGAAAAGACTGGACACACAAAGGCATCGCCAAGCTCTACCACAAAATACATCA AAATGGCTATAAGTTCCTGTATTGTTCAGCGCGGGCCATAGGTATGGCTGCCATCACTAAGGACTACCTTCAGTGGGTCAATGACAAAGGCATCGTCCTCCCTCAAGGCCCTGTGCTGTTGGCTCCCAGCAGCCTCTTCTCAGCACTACACAG AGAGGTTATTGAGAAGAAGCCAGAGGTGTTCAAAATCGCCTGTCTCAGTGACATCAAGGACTTGTTCAACCCACAGAGAAAGCCCTTCTACGCGGCGTTCGGCAACAGGACTAAC gaTGCCTTCGCCTATAAGCAGGTTGGGGTGCCTGATACCAGGTTATTTACCGTCAACCCAAAAGGAGAGCTCATCCAGGAGAGGACTAAAGTCAGCAAGTCCTC gtacAGCCACCTGAGTGAGTTGGTGGAACATTTCTTCCCCACGCTCTCTGTAGGGGGCAGCACTTCCTATGCTTTGGACTGCCCAGATTTCAGCAGTTTCTCCTATTGGAAGGAGCCTCTGCCAGAACTTGACCTGGATGCACTACTGTAG
- the trim107 gene encoding E3 ubiquitin/ISG15 ligase TRIM25 has translation MSVNETEEDISKLDHPEALALELTCPICLQLFSEPAYLPCGHIYCLACLQTMGEGLDQHSCPECQAEYQGTKALVKSFKMCSIIETYKATTGKVDSTGNLSDVGKVTAGQTREESSVCKGKHGFPSGYGSTELSFSLDQKQARGKGKMEMDEPKFRMASQVTELSLKLEMAEGVQRKEKEHELEVTTANGQLREKASRLLGQITELSQSYTTQVMQLIEEELGPGEASISGRVSQASELSKQLRHAVLRAESLLTEDDEAAFSEELQTLQPHIVELMAKPVGEEDDHVESKFNSVRACPKLEKMNAELMGRIGEIQRSLRNTLNPSEVTFDPETAHPNLVLSGDMKTVTFSAAKQPYPSSPQRFTNFLQVLSTQSFHEGEHCWEVELEGSPWIFGVCYSGKLARSGLPSALESSRYSWCLMWFNNLLTAFERSHDVPLKRTTVSRRLEIRLSFKTHRLSFYYLSPISGKTHVYTFKANLTEPVHLAYRMLSGDPKGRVTIYS, from the coding sequence ATGTCTGTGAATGAGACTGAAGAGGACATTTCAAAACTGGATCATCCAGAAGCTTTGGCTCTAGAGCTCACGTGCCCCATCTGCCTGCAGCTCTTTTCTGAACCAGCTTATCTTCCATGTGGTCACATCTATTGCTTAGCCTGCCTTCAGACCATGGGAGAAGGCCTGGACCAACACAGCTGCCCTGAGTGCCAGGCAGAGTACCAGGGCACCAAAGCCCTTGTGAAAAGCTTCAAAATGTGCAGCATCATCGAGACCTACAAAGCCACTACTGGGAAAGTCGATTCAACTGGCAACCTTTCTGATGTGGGCAAAGTAACAGCTGGACAGACCCGAGAGGAGAGCTCGGTGTGTAAGGGAAAGCATGGCTTTCCATCTGGGTATGGATCCACAGAGCTGTCCTTTTCTTTGGATCAAAAACAAGCTAGGGGCAAAGGCAAGATGGAAATGGATGAACCTAAATTCAGAATGGCATCTCAAGTCACAGAGTTGAGCCTCAAGTTGGAGATGGCAGAGGGTGtgcagaggaaggagaaggaacACGAGTTAGAGGTGACCACTGCTAATGGTCAGCTGAGAGAGAAAGCTAGCAGACTTTTGGGGCAGATAACAGAGTTGTCCCAGAGCTACACCACGCAGGTGATGCAGCTAATCGAAGAAGAGCTAGGTCCGGGTGAGGCCAGTATAAGCGGTCGAGTCAGTCAAGCTTCTGAGCTGTCAAAGCAGCTGAGACATGCTGTGCTCAGAGCGGAGTCCCTTCTGACTGAAGATGATGAGGCTGCATTTAGTGAGGAGCTTCAGACTCTACAACCACACATTGTGGAGTTAATGGCCAAGCCGGTGGGAGAAGAGGACGACCACGTTGAATCAAAATTCAACTCTGTGCGTGCCTGTCCCAAGctggaaaaaatgaatgcagagcTGATGGGAAGAATTGGAGAGATTCAGCGCTCTCTTAGAAACACCCTCAACCCTTCagaggtgacctttgacccagaAACAGCCCACCCCAACCTTGTCCTCTCAGGGGACATGAAGACGGTGACTTTCAGTGCTGCCAAACAGCCATACCCATCCTCTCCTCAGAGGTTCACCAACTTCCTCCAGGTCCTCAGCACCCAGAGCTTCCATGAAGGAGAACATTGCTGGGAGGTGGAGCTCGAAGGTTCTCCGTGGATCTTTGGTGTGTGCTACAGCGGGAAGCTCGCACGTAGCGGGTTGCCGTCCGCTCTGGAGAGCAGCCGATACTCCTGGTGTCTGATGTGGTTCAACAACTTGCTGACAGCCTTTGAGCGCTCTCACGATGTGCCACTAAAGAGGACCACAGTATCGCGCAGGCTAGAGATCAGACTGAGCTTCAAGACCCACAGGCTGAGCTTCTACTACTTGAGCCCCATCAGCGGAAAGACTCATGTGTACACATTTAAGGCTAACCTGACTGAACCAGTGCACCTTGCCTACAGAATGCTATCAGGAGATCCTAAAGGCCGTGTTACTATTTATTCATAA
- the zgc:123305 gene encoding zgc:123305 isoform X2 codes for MNIVGQFAETVFVTVKELYRGLNPATLTGGIDVIVVRQPDGSFQCSPFHVRFGKLGVLRSKEKIVDIEINGESVDLHMKLGDNGEAFFVEENENKESEVPAHLCTSPIPLETPEEIDETPEGSSIAGSGARRKKRRRKRIRSDTHLREEASSSSDEREREKEWEREGDQAGQESPAREEPVTALHISKSVYYSLSEEPNEELGASHTRDTHHPHSDGEQSPSESSVFYSRSSSPKSDSELLVKPQECSGPQMQWNWGGFPMLCQSERTPVELQRIPPPGSSHFRTIERQDSFDLSYEPVISCGRVGSVTVVRPQPRTQSLDLCSHTMQTPPLSGEENSHIAHSTPSDLSTSCASPAATNMDSRQAPESALWEEDNRDSSANLINGTDHLVEHISTVTDGVTEPNEAQIQLIKESEDCTVTATSPSSTEVPNPQQQAASSGQSEQGSMSSAPVSEADSGIDPSAEGGEEDSGPGGAEGSAGGSLTNKTEGLANSSEASSKVDQQDKKKAGKRNHHLGPTGIYLDDLTKLDPEVAALYFPKSETEGASQQGAEQGSCSGSQSPQSVGSGAMDSGTEYLSDSTSYNMDISMSLCGQEGDTSQITKEKFMEHIVTYQDFANNPGIIEDPSLVICINSNYYNWAVAAPMVLSMTTFQKSLPKSTIEQLVKDKMPKKSGRWWFSWRRRDMDKNQQNNSKEGQGESQETDSSTVKATLDEIDSDEAAGLGRKAELIPTSLSTETLSATQCITQIYCKSLRLTSEQIEQLNLRDGANKVVFSVTTQYQGTCRCEAAIYLWNWDDRVIISDIDGTITKSDALGHILPQFGKDWTHKGIAKLYHKIHQNGYKFLYCSARAIGMAAITKDYLQWVNDKGIVLPQGPVLLAPSSLFSALHREVIEKKPEVFKIACLSDIKDLFNPQRKPFYAAFGNRTNDAFAYKQVGVPDTRLFTVNPKGELIQERTKVSKSSYSHLSELVEHFFPTLSVGGSTSYALDCPDFSSFSYWKEPLPELDLDALL; via the exons ATGAATATTGTGGGCCAGTTTGCAGAGACGGTGTTTGTGACAGTGAAGGAGCTGTACCGTGGCCTCAACCCCGCCACTCTCACCGGAGGGATCGATGTCATCGTGGTGCGACAGCCTGATGGATCCTTCCAGTGTTCTCCCTTTCACGTCCGCTTCGGCAAGCTGGGTGTGCTGCGCTCCAAGGAGAAAATA GTGGACATTGAGATAAATGGGGAATCCGTTGACCTGCACATGAAGCTGGGTGACAATGGAGAAGCTTTTTTTGtggaggaaaatgaaaacaaggag TCCGAGGTCCCAGCCCATCTGTGCACCTCCCCAATTCCGCTTGAGACCCCCGAGGAGATCGATGAGACCCCTGAGGGATCCTCTATCGCGGGGTCTGGCGCCCGCAGGAAGAAACGCCGCCGCAAGCGTATACGCTCCGATACTCACCTGAGGGAAGAGGCCAGCTCGTCAtcagatgagagagaaagagagaaggagtggGAGAGAGAAGGTGACCAGGCCGGGCAGGAGAGTCCTGCTAGAGAGGAGCCCGTCACAGCACTACATATCAG TAAATCCGTGTACTACTCGCTGTCCGAGGAGCCAAATGAGGAGCTGGGGGCCTCACACACCAGAGACACTCATCACCCTCACTCAGATGGAGAGCAGTCGCCCTCGGAAAG CAGTGTGTTCTACAGCCGCTCATCCTCTCCTAAGAGCGACTCAGAGCTTCTGGTTAAACCCCAGGAGTGCTCCGGGCCTCAGATGCAGTGGAACTGGGGAGGTTTTCCCATG CTGTGTCAATCTGAGAGGACACCGGTGGAGTTACAGCGCATCCCCCCTCCAGGCAGTTCTCATTTCCGCACCATTGAGAGACAGGACTCCTTTGACCTGAGCTATGAGCCTGTGATCAGCTGTGGCAGAGTGGGCAGTGTAACAGTGGTCAGGCCTCAGCCCAGGACTCAGTCCCTAGACCTATGTAGCCACACAATGCAAACCCCCCCTTTATCTGGGGAGGAAAACTCTCACATTGCCCATTCCACTCCCAGTGACCTCTCCACATCTTGTGCATCACCAGCGGCGACGAACATGGACTCGAGGCAGGCACCAGAGTCCGCATTATGGGAAGAGGATAACAGAGACTCATCCGCTAATCTAATTAATGGCACCGATCATCTTGTTGAGCATATTAGCACTGTGACTGACGGTGTGACCGAACCAAACGAAGCACAAATACAACTCATAAAAGAGAGCGAGGACTGCACAGTCACCGCGACAAGTCCAAGTAGCACAGAGGTGCCAAATCCACAACAGCAGGCCGCCTCATCGGGACAAAGTGAACAGGGCTCCATGAGTAGTGCTCCTGTCAGCGAGGCGGACAGTGGGATAGATCCCAGTGccgagggaggggaggaggacagTGGACCTGGAGGGGCTGAAGGCTCAGCAGGTGGATCACTGACCAACAAGACAGAGGGGTTAGCGAACTCCTCTGAGGCCTCCTCCAAAGTGGACCAACAGGACAAGAAGAAAG CAGGCAAACGCAATCACCATCTAGGACCAACAGGTATTTACTTGGATGATCTGACCAAGTTGGACCCTGAGGTGGCTGCACTGTACTTCCCCAAGAG tgagacagagggagcGTCTCAGCAAGGGGCAGAGCAGGGCTCCTGCTCAGGGAGCCAGTCGCCTCAGTCCGTGGGCAGCGGGGCCATGGACAGCGGTACAGAGTACCTGTCAGATTCAACCTCCTACAACATGGACATCAGCATGTCCCTCTGCGGACAAGAGGGGGACACCAGCCAAATCACCAAAG AAAAGTTTATGGAGCACATTGTGACATACCAGGATTTTGCCAACAATCCAGGAATCATTGAGGATCCAAGTCTTGTGATCTGCATCAACTCAAA CTATTATAACTGGGCAGTGGCAGCTCCAATGGTCTTGTCAATGACAACGTTCCAGAAAAGCCTACCCAAG AGTACGATAGAGCAGCTGGTGAAGGACAAGATGCCCAAAAAGTCTGGACGCTGGTGGTTCTCCTGGAGGAGACGAGACATGGACAAAAACCAG CAAAATAACTCAAAAGAGGGGCAGGGGGAGTCACAGGAAACAGATTCTTCCACAGTAAA aGCCACACTGGATGAAATTGACAGTGATGAGGCGGCAGGTCTCGGCCGCAAAGCCGAGCTGATTCCTACCAGCCTTTCAACAGAAACCCTGAGCGCCACTCAGTGTATCACCCAGATATACTGCAAATCACTGCGTCTGACCTCTGAACAGAta GAGCAATTAAACCTGCGTGATGGAGCCAACAAAGTGGTTTTCAGTGTGACCACCCAATACCAAGGCACCTGTCGCTGTGAGGCTGCTATCTACCTGTGGAACTGGGACGATCGTGTCATCATATCGGACATCGACGGCACCATCACCAA GTCTGATGCCCTGGGTCATATTCTACCTCAGTTTGGAAAAGACTGGACACACAAAGGCATCGCCAAGCTCTACCACAAAATACATCA AAATGGCTATAAGTTCCTGTATTGTTCAGCGCGGGCCATAGGTATGGCTGCCATCACTAAGGACTACCTTCAGTGGGTCAATGACAAAGGCATCGTCCTCCCTCAAGGCCCTGTGCTGTTGGCTCCCAGCAGCCTCTTCTCAGCACTACACAG AGAGGTTATTGAGAAGAAGCCAGAGGTGTTCAAAATCGCCTGTCTCAGTGACATCAAGGACTTGTTCAACCCACAGAGAAAGCCCTTCTACGCGGCGTTCGGCAACAGGACTAAC gaTGCCTTCGCCTATAAGCAGGTTGGGGTGCCTGATACCAGGTTATTTACCGTCAACCCAAAAGGAGAGCTCATCCAGGAGAGGACTAAAGTCAGCAAGTCCTC gtacAGCCACCTGAGTGAGTTGGTGGAACATTTCTTCCCCACGCTCTCTGTAGGGGGCAGCACTTCCTATGCTTTGGACTGCCCAGATTTCAGCAGTTTCTCCTATTGGAAGGAGCCTCTGCCAGAACTTGACCTGGATGCACTACTGTAG